A part of Pseudomonadota bacterium genomic DNA contains:
- a CDS encoding ester cyclase, with the protein MIRTQTRAVRKGMPTIFLVALLAISAMVLAGCEPGTDAAAVKKAEAAFDKWQGGWNTHNLDLLMEAVGSLEEYRDVTLAQPIGKEDFRKHAEGFLVAMPDVNFSLDEVTITPDGKKIFWRWTWTGTFTGPLGETPPTGNKVEKLTGIDLLYLEDGKIKKVNIYWDQLNLLTQMGLMPAQ; encoded by the coding sequence ATGATCCGAACCCAGACCCGAGCGGTCCGCAAAGGCATGCCAACGATTTTTCTTGTCGCGCTACTTGCGATTTCGGCCATGGTTTTGGCGGGGTGCGAGCCGGGCACGGACGCTGCCGCGGTGAAGAAAGCGGAAGCAGCCTTCGATAAATGGCAGGGGGGCTGGAACACCCATAACCTTGACCTTCTCATGGAAGCGGTTGGTAGCCTGGAGGAATACCGGGACGTCACCCTTGCTCAGCCAATCGGCAAGGAAGATTTCCGGAAGCACGCCGAGGGCTTTCTCGTGGCGATGCCGGACGTGAATTTCAGCCTCGATGAAGTCACCATCACGCCGGACGGCAAGAAGATTTTCTGGCGCTGGACATGGACAGGCACGTTTACGGGCCCCTTGGGCGAAACGCCGCCGACCGGCAACAAAGTGGAAAAACTCACGGGCATTGATCTGCTCTACCTTGAAGACGGCAAGATCAAGAAGGTCAATATTTACTGGGATCAGCTCAACCTTTTGACCCAGATGGGATTGATGCCGGCACAGTAA
- a CDS encoding alpha/beta hydrolase yields MHKTKRTRGLAEGGAPASDLADASLLDRISNAGRRHFLQRAGLATAGAFIGANLPFQGLKGDGLISKAYAASSIRKPADFKHHTVQLKNIKMHYVREGKGPVLMLWHGWPGFWWEWHKNIGELAKHFDVIVPDMRGYGDTEKPDLKNVQLYHLNNVVEDYAQLMDALKIDKAFIVGHDYASVVAHKFVRKYRNRVEKACIIDPIVPGFGPRYLSVPHFPESWYSQFHQLDMAVDVVSSSRKATKLYFKHFFSHWSYNKNLITDEEMEILTDNFVKPGNIHGGFNFYRANLSITSNPWTPLDHTISDLRTTFLWGMGDPVVPSVWSDDVPLWYNNYTMEYVPDGGHFLMWEKPDLVNDRLKKAFLTA; encoded by the coding sequence ATGCACAAGACGAAGCGCACACGCGGGTTGGCCGAAGGGGGGGCGCCCGCCAGCGACCTCGCAGACGCCAGCTTGCTCGACCGCATCTCGAACGCCGGCCGCCGCCACTTTCTCCAGCGCGCCGGTCTCGCCACCGCCGGCGCCTTTATCGGTGCCAACCTTCCTTTCCAAGGGCTTAAGGGGGATGGTCTTATTTCAAAGGCGTACGCCGCTTCGTCGATCCGAAAACCGGCGGACTTCAAGCACCACACCGTACAGTTGAAAAACATCAAGATGCATTACGTCCGCGAGGGCAAGGGGCCGGTGCTGATGCTGTGGCACGGCTGGCCGGGCTTCTGGTGGGAATGGCACAAGAACATCGGCGAACTCGCCAAGCATTTCGACGTCATCGTGCCCGACATGCGGGGCTATGGCGACACGGAAAAGCCCGATCTCAAGAACGTCCAGCTCTACCATCTGAACAACGTCGTCGAAGATTACGCCCAGTTGATGGACGCTCTGAAGATCGACAAGGCTTTCATCGTCGGCCACGACTACGCTTCCGTCGTCGCCCATAAATTCGTCCGCAAGTACCGGAACCGGGTGGAGAAAGCCTGCATCATCGACCCCATCGTTCCCGGCTTCGGTCCGCGCTACTTAAGCGTCCCGCACTTCCCGGAATCGTGGTATTCGCAGTTCCACCAACTCGACATGGCGGTTGACGTCGTCTCCTCCAGCCGTAAGGCGACCAAGCTTTACTTCAAGCACTTCTTCTCGCACTGGTCCTACAACAAGAACCTGATAACGGACGAGGAGATGGAAATTCTCACGGACAACTTCGTGAAGCCGGGGAATATCCACGGCGGCTTCAACTTTTACCGGGCGAATCTTTCCATCACGAGCAACCCGTGGACACCGCTGGACCACACGATCTCGGACCTGCGGACGACCTTCCTCTGGGGCATGGGTGACCCGGTCGTGCCGTCCGTCTGGTCGGACGACGTGCCACTTTGGTACAACAATTACACAATGGAATACGTGCCGGATGGTGGCCACTTCCTGATGTGGGAGAAGCCCGACCTCGTCAACGACCGCCTGAAGAAGGCCTTCCTGACCGCTTAA
- a CDS encoding Gfo/Idh/MocA family oxidoreductase gives MEKLRTAVIGVGYFGKFHAEKYSRLARSAFTAVADVEHDRAKGLAGKYGVEAVSDYKDLLGRVDAVSVAVPTPLHYEVAKAFLSHGAHVLLEKPITQSLAQADELIRLASEKKRVLQVGHLERFSASRLGLEGAIRDPLFIECNRIASFKSRGTDVSVTLDLMIHDIDMIQCFVKAPVVAVDAAGAPVFSSEEDIANARLHFENGCIANVTASRISMKNERKMRIFQHDAYIMIDFVNKKVLIARKGKGEMLPGVPKIDVEEHTYEEDDILEREIDAFLQSAAEGKPPLVSGEDGRRALETALMINESLRQHSGRNPAFALGAPEANEKRRETAGFSGLGKGAGRL, from the coding sequence ATGGAAAAACTGCGAACCGCGGTCATCGGGGTTGGGTATTTTGGCAAGTTTCACGCCGAGAAATATTCGCGTCTTGCGCGATCGGCGTTTACGGCCGTCGCCGACGTCGAACACGATCGCGCCAAGGGTCTCGCCGGGAAATACGGCGTCGAGGCCGTTTCCGATTACAAAGACCTGCTGGGGCGGGTGGACGCCGTCAGCGTCGCCGTTCCGACGCCGCTCCATTACGAGGTCGCGAAGGCGTTTCTTTCGCACGGCGCCCACGTTCTGCTGGAAAAGCCGATTACGCAAAGTCTCGCGCAGGCCGATGAGCTGATCCGGCTGGCGTCGGAAAAGAAGCGGGTTCTTCAAGTCGGGCATCTCGAACGGTTTTCGGCAAGCCGTCTCGGGCTCGAAGGGGCTATCCGCGACCCGCTCTTTATCGAATGCAACCGCATCGCGTCTTTCAAATCGCGGGGGACCGACGTCAGCGTCACGCTCGATCTGATGATCCATGACATCGACATGATCCAATGTTTTGTGAAGGCGCCGGTGGTGGCCGTCGATGCGGCAGGCGCGCCGGTTTTTTCTTCCGAGGAGGACATCGCGAATGCCCGTCTGCATTTCGAGAACGGTTGCATCGCGAACGTGACGGCCAGCCGCATCAGCATGAAAAACGAACGCAAGATGCGCATCTTTCAGCACGACGCCTATATCATGATCGACTTCGTGAATAAAAAGGTGCTGATCGCCCGCAAGGGAAAAGGGGAAATGCTGCCCGGCGTCCCCAAAATTGACGTGGAGGAGCACACCTACGAAGAGGACGATATCCTCGAGCGGGAGATCGATGCCTTCCTGCAATCGGCGGCGGAAGGAAAACCGCCGCTTGTCAGTGGCGAAGATGGCCGGCGGGCGCTGGAAACGGCGCTGATGATCAACGAAAGCCTCCGGCAGCATTCCGGCCGAAACCCAGCCTTTGCGCTGGGCGCACCCGAAGCGAACGAGAAACGCCGCGAAACCGCCGGTTTTTCAGGGCTTGGCAAGGGTGCCGGGCGGCTTTGA
- a CDS encoding adenosylmethionine--8-amino-7-oxononanoate transaminase: MEAGRHPEHLWLPYTQMALAPPPLMAVATEGVRIRLRDGRELIDGTSSWWTACHGYNHPHIRDALVHQLGTLPHVMFGGLIHEPAARLADRLVNVLPAGLERVFFSDSGSVAIEVALKLAVQYWTNRGEKGRSRFLAFRRGYHGDTLGAMAVSDPATGFHDRSRFGSYVPEHFFLDVPGNGEEKAGFEAFLGAHASEIAGVILEPLVQAAGGMKFHTGESVRWIAKACARFGVLFIADEIATGFGRTGRLFACQEAGVTPDILCLSKALTGGTLALAATVASGAVFEAFAGTDVGHAFHHGPTFMANPLACAAANASLDLFEREPRLEQVAAIEKQLKKELAPCRALPGVVDVRVKGAIGVVQLERIEDAYGLCHRFVEEGVWVRPFGDMIYLMPPFVIGPEDLHRLTGAVVKVAGEWAEGNEA, from the coding sequence GTGGAAGCGGGGCGGCATCCGGAACATCTCTGGCTGCCATACACGCAAATGGCTTTGGCGCCACCGCCCCTTATGGCGGTGGCGACGGAAGGGGTGCGCATCCGCCTGCGGGACGGCCGCGAGCTTATCGACGGCACTTCCTCTTGGTGGACGGCCTGTCACGGCTATAACCATCCCCATATCCGCGACGCCCTCGTCCACCAACTGGGGACCCTGCCGCACGTCATGTTCGGCGGGTTGATTCACGAACCGGCCGCCCGCCTTGCCGACCGCCTGGTCAACGTCCTGCCGGCCGGGCTCGAGCGCGTCTTTTTTTCCGACTCGGGCTCCGTCGCCATCGAGGTCGCGCTCAAGCTTGCCGTTCAGTACTGGACGAACCGGGGCGAGAAGGGGCGGTCACGCTTCCTGGCCTTCCGGCGCGGCTATCATGGCGACACGCTGGGCGCGATGGCGGTTTCGGACCCGGCAACCGGCTTTCATGACCGCAGCCGCTTCGGCAGTTATGTTCCAGAGCATTTCTTCCTAGACGTTCCCGGCAACGGGGAAGAGAAGGCTGGCTTCGAGGCGTTTCTGGGCGCGCACGCAAGCGAGATCGCCGGTGTCATTCTCGAGCCGCTGGTCCAGGCGGCCGGCGGCATGAAATTCCATACCGGCGAAAGCGTGCGGTGGATAGCTAAGGCCTGCGCCCGCTTCGGCGTTCTTTTCATTGCCGACGAGATCGCAACGGGGTTCGGCCGCACCGGGCGGCTTTTTGCCTGCCAGGAGGCGGGCGTCACGCCGGATATCCTGTGCCTCTCGAAGGCGCTTACCGGCGGTACGCTGGCGCTGGCGGCAACCGTTGCAAGTGGGGCCGTGTTCGAGGCGTTCGCCGGGACGGACGTTGGGCACGCCTTCCATCACGGGCCGACCTTCATGGCGAACCCCTTGGCGTGCGCGGCGGCGAACGCCTCCCTCGACCTTTTCGAGCGCGAGCCGAGACTCGAACAGGTGGCGGCGATCGAAAAACAGCTCAAGAAGGAGCTTGCCCCCTGTCGCGCGCTTCCCGGCGTCGTCGATGTTCGGGTGAAAGGTGCTATCGGCGTCGTTCAGCTTGAACGGATCGAGGACGCCTATGGGTTGTGCCACCGTTTCGTCGAGGAAGGGGTTTGGGTCCGTCCCTTTGGCGACATGATCTACCTCATGCCCCCCTTCGTGATCGGGCCGGAAGACTTGCACCGTCTGACCGGCGCCGTCGTGAAGGTGGCGGGGGAATGGGCGGAAGGGAACGAAGCTTAA
- a CDS encoding acyl-CoA dehydrogenase family protein — MAKTGAASPGASSEHAIGKVEIPDLDATGYGLGAERVPGSLRNANYFRLDPGMRRRLRLYLSPEEGAWAEPLLDEFGALCGGPLAELAATANKNPPVLQQYNERGERVDAIVLHPSYAEMCRLAYGFGLSQMNHLPAFRGRKATPSRLVKAMAGTLFATAEQGLYCPIFMTDCLIGMLRAHASQEIQAKFLPKFLSLDPDHLYQGAILMTEKFGGSDVGATKTKAVQVDGVWRLYGDKWFCSNANADLFSTLARYDDSVSGTKGLGLFIVPKMLDDGRRNAIRVNRLKDKLGTRSMASGEFTFDGAVAYPVGSLEKGFKILCTMLNTSRLGTATMATGAMRRALIEALHFARSRKTFGQALHCHGMVRRAIVDACVETEGASALLAFAYSLFDRCDRASSNARLAKLLRIVTTLAKLNNSAKGVEVASECLQVLGGVGYIEDRESARIYRDALVHPIWEGTTNMLALDVLRAIEKEGADGALSAEMEKMAGNLSRNETRSIFEPLRKGMDETLAALRESLQGEKVAREYHTYGRAFELAAEVSGLVLLNEAEARLVEENDAGGLDLAKAYLWKRRPAFMARLYGEDDRFAVADGLVRRLFS, encoded by the coding sequence ATGGCCAAAACAGGCGCCGCATCGCCAGGCGCAAGTTCCGAACATGCCATCGGCAAGGTGGAGATCCCAGACCTTGACGCGACCGGCTATGGGCTCGGCGCCGAACGCGTGCCTGGGTCCTTGCGGAACGCCAATTACTTTCGCCTCGATCCCGGCATGCGCAGAAGACTTAGGCTTTATCTAAGTCCGGAGGAGGGCGCTTGGGCCGAGCCTTTGCTGGACGAATTCGGTGCCCTTTGCGGCGGGCCGCTGGCCGAGCTGGCGGCGACCGCCAACAAGAACCCGCCCGTTCTCCAACAATACAACGAGCGCGGCGAGCGCGTGGACGCGATTGTCCTTCACCCCAGCTACGCGGAGATGTGCCGGCTTGCGTACGGCTTCGGGCTTTCGCAGATGAATCACCTGCCGGCCTTCCGGGGTCGGAAGGCAACGCCTAGCCGGCTGGTCAAGGCGATGGCGGGGACGCTTTTCGCCACGGCCGAGCAGGGGCTTTACTGCCCGATCTTCATGACGGACTGCCTGATCGGCATGCTTCGCGCCCACGCCTCGCAGGAAATACAGGCGAAGTTCCTGCCCAAATTCCTTTCCCTCGATCCGGACCACCTTTACCAGGGCGCCATCCTGATGACGGAAAAGTTCGGCGGCTCCGACGTCGGCGCCACCAAGACGAAAGCCGTCCAGGTGGATGGCGTGTGGCGGCTTTACGGAGACAAATGGTTCTGCAGCAACGCGAACGCCGATCTTTTCAGCACGCTTGCGCGCTATGACGATTCCGTTTCCGGCACGAAGGGTCTCGGCCTGTTCATCGTTCCGAAAATGCTGGACGACGGCCGCCGCAACGCTATCCGGGTGAACCGACTCAAGGACAAGCTCGGTACCCGCTCGATGGCGTCGGGCGAGTTCACCTTCGACGGCGCCGTCGCTTACCCGGTCGGTTCCCTGGAGAAGGGCTTCAAGATTCTCTGCACCATGCTGAACACCTCGCGCCTCGGCACGGCGACGATGGCGACCGGCGCCATGCGCCGCGCGCTGATCGAAGCGCTTCATTTTGCGCGAAGCCGCAAGACCTTCGGCCAGGCGCTTCATTGCCACGGCATGGTGCGGCGGGCGATCGTGGACGCTTGCGTCGAGACGGAAGGGGCGTCGGCCCTTCTCGCTTTTGCCTATTCGTTGTTCGACCGTTGCGACCGCGCCTCGTCGAATGCTCGTCTCGCGAAGCTATTGCGGATAGTGACGACCCTGGCCAAGCTCAACAATTCGGCAAAGGGGGTCGAGGTCGCCTCCGAGTGTCTGCAGGTTCTGGGCGGCGTCGGTTATATCGAGGACCGCGAGTCGGCGCGCATTTACCGGGACGCGCTTGTCCATCCGATCTGGGAGGGGACGACGAACATGCTGGCGCTCGACGTGCTGCGCGCGATCGAGAAGGAAGGGGCGGACGGCGCGCTTTCGGCGGAAATGGAAAAGATGGCGGGCAACCTCTCCCGGAACGAGACGCGTTCCATCTTCGAGCCGCTGCGGAAGGGCATGGACGAAACGCTGGCAGCTCTTCGCGAAAGCCTGCAGGGGGAAAAGGTGGCGCGGGAATACCACACCTATGGGCGTGCCTTCGAGCTTGCCGCCGAGGTTTCGGGCCTTGTCCTGCTGAACGAGGCCGAAGCCCGCCTGGTCGAGGAAAACGACGCCGGCGGCCTCGACCTTGCCAAAGCCTATCTCTGGAAACGGCGCCCCGCTTTCATGGCGCGGCTTTATGGAGAGGACGATCGCTTCGCGGTGGCGGACGGGCTGGTCCGGCGCCTATTTTCGTGA